A DNA window from Onthophagus taurus isolate NC chromosome 1, IU_Otau_3.0, whole genome shotgun sequence contains the following coding sequences:
- the LOC139430534 gene encoding uncharacterized protein: MSSEINDIAKKVIENSLLPSKSTKIYNGAYNKFFTWCNKKNIKDYSENTLLVYFYELVTESKWKCSTLWSQYSMLRTVLNINYNVDISKYMKLRAFLKKQNEGYRPKKSKVFTKEQFDKFLDEAPNDKYLGLKVVLIIGISGACRCDELVNLTLNDVESLGSVIRVTIPDSKTNKSRSFTIIGDKYINLYQKYVALRPQDFESRRFFLKYLNGKCCRMVMGIHVIGKIPLKVATYLNLPQPNEYTGHSLRRTSATLLVDGGGDLTCLKRLGGWKSGTVAEGYIEESMFNQNENARKILSSHNVDVNPLCPKKSNILKLCDRIRQN, translated from the exons atgtCGTCCGAAATTAACGATATCGCGAAGAAGGTAATAGAAAATAGTTTATTACCTTCGAAATctactaaaatatataatggtgcgtacaataaattttttacatggtgtaataaaaaaaatataaaagactATTCGGAAAATACATTACTAGTGTATTTTTACGAATTAGTAACCGAATCTAAATGGAAATGTTCCACTTTATGGTCTCAATACTCCATGTTAAGAACAGTATTGAACATTAACTACAATGTTGACATATCGAAATATATGAAACTACgagcatttttgaaaaaacagaATGAGGGCTATAGACCCAAGAAATCAAAAGTATTTACAAAAGAACAATTTGACAAGTTTTTGGATGAAGCTCCAAATGACAAATATTTAGGACTTAAG gttgttttaataattggaATATCGGGGGCATGTAGATGCGATGAGTTAGTAAATTTAACACTAAATGACGTAGAAAGTTTAGGATCCGTCATTCGTGTAACTATTCCTGATAGTAAAACTAACAAATCAAGGTCATTTACAATAATTGGAGACAAGTATATAAACCTATATCAAAAGTATGTAGCATTGAGACCTCAGGACTTTGAAagtagaagattttttttaaaatatcttaatggAAAGTGTTGTCGAATGGTTATGGGAATTCATGTGATTGGTAAAATCCCTCTAAAAGTGGCCACATACTTAAATTTACCACAACCAAACGAATATACTGGACATTCATTACGAAGAACGTCAGCCACTTTACTTGTAGATGGAGGAGGCGATCTTACCTGTTTAAAAAGACTTGGTGGATGGAAATCCGGCACAGTGGCTGAAGGCTACATAGAAGAGTCGATGTtcaatcaaaatgaaaatgcaagaaaaattttatcaagCCATAACGTAGAcgttaaccctttgtgtcccaagaagtcaaacattttgaaactttgtgacagaatcagacagaattaa